The genomic region CGGTGCCCGGACCGCCCTGCCGCTGTTGGCCGAGGTCCGTCACCACCGGCGCACCCCGTCCCACTCGGCGGCGAACGCCGCGCCGTCCGCCGCGTCGATCACCACCAGGCCCGTCGCGCCCGCCGGCGTCGGCTCGGCCGCGCCGAAAACACCCACCACCACCGACGGGTACGCGCCGCGCAGCGCCCCGACATGCCCCAGCTCGCCCCGACCAGCCGGACCGGTCAGGAAGATCAGTGTGTCGCCGAGCCGGTCCTGGCGCAGCCGGGTGGTGGTTGCCCGCAGCGCGTCGCCGTCGCCGGACAACTCGGCGGCGGCGAGCCGGTCCAGCGGTCCGGCCGACCTGCGCGGCTCGATGGCCTCCGGGTTGCTCGCCTCCGTGCCGGCCGTCTCTGGACCGACCATGAGCAGCAGCACCGGCAGGTCCGCGTGGTGCGCCGCGGTGACGACCGACGCCGCCGCCTCGCACGCCGCCTCGAAAGACTCGGCCACCCCGTCCACCCGATCCGGGTGCGCCACGGCACGGTTGTCAAGGAGTACGACAAGGCGGGGCAGGCTAGTGTCCACGTTCTCGCGGACCATCAGCTCGCCGACCCGGGCGCTGGTGCGCCAGTGCACCCGCCGCAACTCGTCACCGACCACGTACTCCCGCAATGAGTTGAACGTGATCGACCCGTGTGGCACCCCGTCGACCCGGCCGTCGAGGCTGCGCCCCGCGCCGGTGGGCACCGCCGTCAACGGATGGATCCGGGGGTGCACCCAGACCGGCGTCGTCTCGCCGTACGGGCGGGCCAGCGCCACCAACCCCAGCGGATCGCGCCGGGTCACCCGCAGCGGCCCCACCGGCACCACCCCACGACGGTGGGTCGGCACGTCGTAGCGGACCTCGGTGTCCCGCCCGGGTCGCAACCGCAGCAGCGGCACCGGCACCGAGCGCTCACCGCACCGGTCCTCGGCCAGCAGGTTCGCCGAGCGCAGCCGCCCGCCGTTGCGGACTGTCAACGTCATGCTGGCCGGCTCGCCGCGCGCCACCCGGTCCGGATCGGCATGGCGGGTCACCAGCAGCCGGGGCCGCCAGGCCGCGGTCAGCGCCGCGTAGCCGACGGCCGCGCCGGCTGCCGCGCCCAACACCGTCAACTCGGGGTACGCGAACCGGAAGCCCACGCCGAGCAGGACGACGGCGGCGACGAGCAGACCGACCCCGCGGGCGGTGATCCCCATGACCTGCTGCCGGTCAGCCCTGCACCGGGGCGGGCTGCCCCGACGGCAGCGGCACGGGCACCGAGGCGATGGCCTGGCGCAGCACCTCCGGGGCGGTCATCCCGCGTACCTGGGCTTCCGGGGTGAGCAGCAGCCGGTGCGCGAACACCGACTCGGCGAGAGCCTTCAGGTCCTCCGGCATGATCCACCCTCGACCGTCGATCAGCGCGTACGCACACGCCGCGCGCGTCAACGCGATCACGCCCCGGGGGCTCACCCCGACCCGTACCTGCGGGTGGGTACGGGTGGCGGCGGCAAGCCGGACCGCGTACGCATACAGCGGCTCGGCGATGTGCACCCGCCGGGCCATCCGGACCATCTCCCCGACGGTGGCGGTGTCGGTGACCGGGGCGAGCGCCTCGGGGGAGCGTACTGTCGCCCCGCGCAGCACCTCCACCTCGACCGCCTCGTCCGGGTAGCCGACGGAGAGCTTCACCAGGAACCGGTCCAGTTGCGCCTCCGGCAGCCGGTAGGTGCCGTCCATCTCCACAGGGTTCTGGGTCGCCACCACAAGGAACGGCGCCGGCACCGGATGGCGCACACCGTCCACTGTGACGGTGCGTTCCTCCATCACCTCAAGCAGCGCCGACTGGGTCTTCGGCGACGCCCGGTTGATCTCGTCGGCGATGACGATGTTGGCGAAGACCGGCCCCGGATGGAACTCGAAGTCCCTGCTCGCCTGGTTGAAGATCGTCACACCGGACACGTCCGAGGGGAGCAGGTCGGGGGTGAACTGGATCCGCCGCCACTCACCCTTCACGGTCGCGGCGATGGCCCGCGCCAGCGTCGTCTTACCGACCCCCGGAACGTCCTCCAGGAGCACATGGCCCTGGGCGAACAGCGCTGTCAACGCCAGCCGGACCACCTGCGGCTTGCCGAGCACCACCGCGTTGACGTTCTCGGCCAGCCGGGCGGCCAGGGCGGCGAAACCCTGCACCTCCGGCTGGGTGAGCGGCTCGTGGGTGTTCACGGTCGCGGTGCTCCTTGCCTGGCAGGTCTAGCAGGTGGGCAGGACGTTGATGTTGTCGCCGCCCTCAAGGTTGAGCCAGGCCCAGGGAATGTAGTTCTTCCCCTCGTAGTCAACCTGCACCCACCAGGTGCTGCGCTTGTCGTTGTTGTAGATGTAGGCGTACACCTCTTCGCCGGACTTCTTGCAGTACGCCTGGAGTCGTTTGCCCGGCTTCGCCCAGCCCACCTGCTTGTCGTTGTCCTGGCGGGGAACCGAGAAGATCTCGTTGCCGTTGCGGCCGTCGACATCCTTGTCGCAGTAGGTCGACTCCGGGCCGGAGGCGCCGTTGCGGCACGTCGCGATGCCGTACAGCGCGTCGGTCCGCTGAGCCCTCGTCGCGGTGTTCTTGCCGGCCGCGTTGCTCGCGGTCACCGTGAACGTGTACGCCGTACCCGGCGTCAACCCCGGCATCGTGATGCTGGAACACGCGCCCGCCTTGGCCGGCTCACCGGGCGTACTCACCGAGCAGGTGGCCTTCCCACCGCCAGCGTCCACTGTGAACGTCACAGTCGCCGACGTGGCGGTCGCCGACGAGCCGGTCACAGTGACCCGGGGCACGGCGACAGTCCGTGCCGTGGCCGTCGCCTCCGGGCCGGGACCCGCCTCGTTGACGGCCTTCACCTTCACCGCGACGTTCTGACCATCACCCAGGCCGGTGACCGTCGCGCGGGTATCGGTCACCTCACGGACCTTGCCGCCGACGTCCACCAGGTACTTCGTCACCGCGCGGCCGTTCGCGTCCGCCGGCGACCACTGCACAGTTACCGCACCCGGCTGGTCGGCGACAGTGGCAGCGCGCAGGTCCAGCGGCCGACCGGGCGCCGCGTACGGCACCACTGTGTTGCTCACCGGCGACGCCGCCGAGCCGGCGCCCTTGTCGTTTACCGCCACCACGGTGAACGCGTACTGCGTGCCGAACTCCAACTCCCCGGCGGGCACCACCAGCTCCGTCTTCGTCGACTCACCGGCCGGCGCGTTCGTCCCCGCCGAACTGGCAGTCACCGCGTACCTGGCGATCTTGTTGCCCTGCCCGTTCGCGGCCGGCCACTTGACCAGCACCGTGCCGTCCGGCCGCTCCTGCGCGGTGACGCTCGCCGGCGGATCGGGCACCGAGGCGGTCGGCGTCACCGGGTTGCTGTTGCGCGCCGGACCCTTGCCCTTGGCGTTCTCGGCGTGCACCGCGAACCGGTACGTCTCGCCGTTGGTCAGGCCCTTGACCTCCACCGAACGCTGGTTGGCGCCCACCTGGAGGCGCTGACCGGCGCCCTCCACCACGTACCTGATGATCTCGGCGCCGTTCGCGGCGGCCGGCCGCCAGCTCACCCGGACCTGGGCGTTGCCGGCGGCGGCGGTGACGCTGCGCGGCGCGCTCGGCTTGCCCACCTGCGGCTTCTTCGGCGGAGGCGGCGGCGGGGGAGCCGGCGACGGGTCACCACCCAGCACGTCGTTCGCGTACTTGTCGACCTCGCGCATCTGGTGCTTGTCGTCCACCACCCGGGCGGTCGCCGAGTCGGGCGAGTTGATGAAGAGGTGGTTCTCCCGCACCTCAAGCTCCAGCGGCCCGGGCGTCTTGCCCTGCACGGTGCCGACCAGTTGACCGCCAGCGTCGAACGAGTAGATCGTGCCGGTGGCCTCGTCCGCGCAGTAGAACCGGTCCGCCCAGGCCACCGCCGGGCTCAGCCGATCGCCGCCGCCCGGCACCGTGAACGACTGCTCCGCACCGGCGTCACCCACCACCAGCACCCGCCGCTCGGCGGGCACCGTCACCGGCACGCGCGGCCCCGAGGTGCGCGCCGGCAGCGCCGCCGGGCCGGACAGCGTCAACGACGTCCGCCGGACCTCACCGCCCTGCACCCGCACCAGCCGCCCGGCCGTACGGTCCAGCACCGCCACCCCGTCGTCCAGGGTGGAGACCACAAGCTCGTGACTGGCTTCGGCCACGTCGTACGTCTCGACCCGCTCCGGGCTGAGCCCGCCGTTCGCGGGCGCGGCCGAAGCCGGCGCCGACGGCAACTTCGCGGCGGTGACCGCCGAGACGGTGCCCTCGCTGGGCACCGCGATCCAGAGCCGACCCTTACCGTCGAACGTGCCGCCGGTGATGCCCGGGGGATAGCGCACCGGCTCGCCGACCGGACTCAACGACCGTGGGTCGAGTTGACGCACGACACCCTGCACCGCGTCGACGATGAACGCCGCGTCCTCGTGCAGGGCGACGCTCACACCCAGCCCAGGGGTGGTAGGGGTGGTCGCGGTGAGTTGCAGGGTGGCCAGGTCCAGTGAGCTGACCTGCCCGGTCTGAAGATCACGCAGGATCAACAGCCGATCGGTCTGGGTGACCTGCATCGGATGCCGACGGGCACCAGGAAGCTCGGTGCGGGTGTCCACCCGGGCCGTCACCCCGTTGACCCGGGCCAGCTCGCTGCGCGCCGCGCTCCACAGCCAGGAACTCGCGTCATAGTTGGCCACCGCGTTGTCCGCCGCACCCAACCCGAGGACTGTCAGCCCCATGGCGGCTAGCAGCGCTGTCACCGTGCCGACGGTCACCAGCCCACCCCGCAGACGGGAGCGGGAACGGGGGGCGTCGGTCCGCTCGGCGTCGTCGATGCTGGCCACAGCCGGCTGCCTCTCCTGAGTCATGGCAGGTGGCGTCCGCCTCGCGGCGACCCCTCCCCAGAGCCGGGTGCCATCATATGGCCCGGTCGCTGGCGGGGGAACCCGCACCGTCACCCCTGTGGATACCGAGCGTGTGCGTTGTGGACGCCCAGCTCAGCACGACGGCAGATGCGAGTGCGGCTGTTCCGACCTCGTCAAGCCCGACCGAGCGGAGGCGGATGCCGCTCAGGTCGGCGGGGTGGACCGCTCCCGCTCGGTGCAGACCTGCCCGGAGGTCGCAAAGCTGTCAGTGGAGTAGACAGCCAGCACCGTGAAGCAGTAGTCCACTCGCGAACTGAGCCCGCTCACCGTGTAGCTCGTTCGACCCGGATCCACAGTCGCCAGCACCCCCAGCGCCTGCCCCGCCCGACCGCCGGCCACCATGAACGGCACCGCACCTCCCGACGGATCCGTCCAGGTCAGCGTGATCGTGGCCGAGTCGTCCCGCAGGTTCAGGTCACCGGGTGCGGGCCCGGCCGCCGTCGGAGCGGCCGACGTCGTCGCAGCCCCGGAAGGCGGCGGCGCATCGGCGCGGTTCAGCAGCACGACGCCCAGCCCGGCCACGGCCGCCACGGCCACCCCGACCGCCACCACCGCGCCGATAAGTACCCCCCGGTGACGTCCCGAAGTGCCGCCATCCTGGGCGTACGTCGAGGGGTACCCGCCCTGGGGGTACCCCTGGCCCGGGTACGCCTCCTGGCCCTGGTGGTACTGCTGACCCGGGTACGGCTGCTGACCCGGGTACGGCTGGCGGGTCGGGCACTGGCCCGGTGCCGCGTGGGGGATCGGGGCCGGCGGGTGCGGCTGGGGCGCGTACCCCCGCTGGTGTGCCTGTTGTTCGGGGCTCGGGCCCGCATCGGAGCGCGGCGCCCAGGCCGGTGTCGCCGCCTCACGGCGGGGCGACGGGACCGGGGCCGGGGACAACGGCCCGGCCTCGGTCGTCGGCTGGACGGTCGGGAAGACCTCGGTCGGCGCGGAAGCGCTGCCCGGTGCCGGTTCGTACCCGTCCGGACGCCCCGCTTCCGGCGTCATTTCGCCGCGAACCATTGTCGCCTCCGGGTCTGCGGCGAGCGGGGCGGTCGGTTCGCTGGAGGGCGTCGGTTGCGGCGGGGCGCTGCTGCTCCACGCCGGGGCGGCCGGCCCCCACGACGGCGCGCTCACCGGTGGCCCGGACACGGGGTTGGTGTGTCCGGGTGGCGCGGATACGGGGTGGACGTGCCCGGGTGGCGCGGACACGGGGTAGGCGTGTCCGGGTGGTCCGGATACCGGGTGGACGTGCGCTGGTGGTCCGGGGCTCGGATGGGTGTGGTCGGGCGGGCTGGAGACGGGCTGGCCGTGGTGAGGTGAAGCCTCCGTCGGAGAGGAATGACGGCCAGGCGGGCCGGAGACCGGTCGGGAACCCCCGGGAGGTGCCGAGACGGGCCGAGGAGGCATGGCGCTGACCGGCTGGTTTGCGGCTGACCCGCCCATCACGTTGGTGATCGCAGAACCGGTGCTCACCGGGATCGCCCCCGATGGCCCCGAACTGTCGACGGCGTTGCCGGGCCCACCAGCGCCGGAGGCGGCCACCCGGGCAGCCTCCTCGGCCAGCAGCGGTTCGATCTGCCGTACCTGGATCGTCGGGTTGTCCCATCGCGGCGCTACCGACGGCGTGGGCGGAGGCGGTGCGGCCGGCAGCCGTGCCGTCGGCGCTTCGGCGTCAGGATGGGCCGGTTGGCTTCCGGACCGCTGGCGCGGCGGTACGGCCGTGGGCCGTTGTTGTGCTTGCGGCGTCGGCTGTTCGTCGGCAGGGATCCCCGCCGGTGGCCGTTGCGACCCGGACGGTTGCTGTGCGGCGCGCTGGCGCGGCGGTACCGGATGCGTGGTGCTGGGCGGGACAGACGCGGCTGATGCCGCAGGAGTCGAGGTAGCGGGGGACCGGGTTGGCGCCGGCAACGTGGAAGGCACCGAGGGCTGGGATGGAGTACGCGGCGGTGGGACCGGTGCGGCAGACGTCGACGCACGTCGAGCGTGGGACTCGGGCGGGGCGAGTCGGGCAGAGGATGTCGGCGTGGCGTGTGTCGGCGCTGGCTGACCCTCACCGACGGCTGGCGCTGCCGAGGTGGGGGGTATGCGTACCGTCGGGGGGTCCTGCGGAGGCGTCGGTGGTACGGGCGCCCAAGGCGACGTGGGCGGGGGAGAGCCGTCGGCCGCCGGGCGCATCGCGGCCAGGGTCGCCAGCGACAGCGTCGGGCCGGACAACGCCGCGCGGGCGCCGGAGTCGGTCCCGCTTGTCGGGCTCGGGGCCGGCGTCGGGGCTGGGACTGGGGCTGGGGTGTACGTCGGCGGTGTGTCGTGCGGCTGGGCCAGGTTGGGGCTGGGAGGGGTCGAGACAGGGTGGGCTGGGCCGCCGGGGCTGGGGCTGGCCGCGCCGAGGTACTGGCGGGCGGCGCGTACCGCCGGGTGGTGCTCCCCGAGCACGGCGGGCCCGGCGGTGGCGACGCGGGTGTAGTTGCGGCGGGCCTCGTGCCGGTTGCCCAACTCCTCGGCGACCTCGGCCAGCTCCAGGGCGAGCGCGAGCATCGTCGGCTCGCCATGATCCCAGCGCCGCTCACCGGCCGCGAACGCCACCTCCAGAACCCGGCGGGCGGCAAGCGGGTCGTCCGCCTCGCGGTGCAAACGGGCAAGCAGGTGCGCCGTGTGCAGCATCTCGGGGTGGTCCTCGCCACACGGCGGGCGGGCGGACTCGACGGCCCCCGCGAGCAGCTGCCGGGCTGAACTGAGGTCGCCCGCGGTGCGCAGGGCGAGAGCCCGACGTTGGACGGCAGCCAGAGGAGAGGGATGGGACACGTGGCAATGCTGCCGGCAGAGAGCCGCCGACGCTACCCGGACGCGCCTCCGACACGGCTTTGTTGACCGTCGGCGAGCCGACCCGAGCAGCGCTGGGAAGGCCACGAGGCAGCCGCTGGTACGCGATGTGCATGATCCACGAGTGCCGTGTACAGTAACTCCCCGTGCGGCCCGCTGTGCCGACCTCCGATGGAAGATCATCCGGGGTGGCAAGGTAGGCTGAACGAGCAGGTCCGGGTGGCGGAATGGCAGACGCGCTAGCTTGAGGTGCTAGTGCCCGTATAGGGCGTGGGGGTTCAAGTCCCCCCTCGGACACCAGTTTTCGTGGAGATCCACGCGAGATCAACTCCCCTCGCGTGGGGACGAGAACCGGTACGTGGCATACGTGCATTCAAACGCCGGGAGTGGCTTCTCCCTGCGCTGACACCGCTGCGTCCGCCCTGGCGGGGGCCTAGGTGAGTTCCGGCCGCCCGCGTCCCCGTCAGCCCGACGAGCAGCTCGTCGAGGCCCTCGTGCCAACCCCGCTGCCCGTCGCGGTACCGGAGCCGGCACCGCTGCCGACATTGCCCGCGCCCGTCGCCCGCAGTGGCGATGGCCGCCTGCTGTTCGACGTGGCGCGCCCCGACGCCGCCGGCCGCGTCACCGCTCGTGCGCTGCTGCGGGCGTTGGGCTGGACACCGGGCCTCACCCTGCACGTCGACGTCGTGACCGGCGCAATCCTGATCACCCCGGCCGCCGAAGGCGCGCACGCCGTGGGCGCCCGCGAGGAACTGCCCCTACCGGCCGCCGCCCGACACCTGTGCGGCATCGCTCCCGGCGAACCCGTGCTTCTGGCTGCCCTGCCCCGCCAGAACCGCATTGTCGCGCACCCCTCAAACACCATCGCGGCGGTCCTGTCCGACCTGCACGTCCGCATCCTCGGAGAGCCCTCATGACCATGGATCCCGATCGTGTCGCCACCGCCCGGGCGCTGCTCAAGCACCTGGGCGTTACTGCCGCCGACCTCACCGACAGTAACCGGCCCGCCGTGCCGACAGTCGCCGAGTACCTTCCTGCTGTTGTCGCGGCGGCGAGCCCGGCCACCCGACGCACCTACGGCAGCTCTTGGCGACGAATGGCCGCCGCCTACGGCGATCGGCGCATCGACGCAGTGCGGGCCAGCGACATCGAAGCCCTCATGCGACAGGCCGCCGCCAGCGCCCGCCCTCGCCGAAACTCGCGCCATGGTCGACACGCCGGCGAGCACCTCATCGCCGCAGCCCGCGCCTTCTACAACCGCGCCATCGCCGACGGATACCTGACCATCGTGGACAGCCCCGCCCACAAAGTCCCCAAACCCCGCCGACTGCCCAACACCCGCCGTGCCCTCACCCCCGACGAACTGTCCGATATCAACGCTGCGGCCCGCAGCGGCGGCAAAGACATCGTGCTCGACGCTCTACTGCTGCGCCTGCACACCGAAACGGCCTGCCGACGCGCCGGCGCCCTCGCGCTACGCCTGACCGACCTCGATACCGACCACGCTCTCATCCGGCTGCGCGAGAAGGGCGGCACGCAACGCTGGCA from Micromonospora profundi harbors:
- a CDS encoding tyrosine-type recombinase/integrase gives rise to the protein MTMDPDRVATARALLKHLGVTAADLTDSNRPAVPTVAEYLPAVVAAASPATRRTYGSSWRRMAAAYGDRRIDAVRASDIEALMRQAAASARPRRNSRHGRHAGEHLIAAARAFYNRAIADGYLTIVDSPAHKVPKPRRLPNTRRALTPDELSDINAAARSGGKDIVLDALLLRLHTETACRRAGALALRLTDLDTDHALIRLREKGGTQRWQPITPMLASRLNDHARARGAVVPTDALLRYRNGQPATYRRYDLMWKRIGRQLPWVAVQGISIHWLRHTTLTWVERHSGYGVARAYAGHTDSRGPATTTYIKADLHAVAVALAALTGQPHPLAVAESEQRFPAQDVEDRSGRIPRWNPPLDGS
- a CDS encoding AAA family ATPase, which encodes MNTHEPLTQPEVQGFAALAARLAENVNAVVLGKPQVVRLALTALFAQGHVLLEDVPGVGKTTLARAIAATVKGEWRRIQFTPDLLPSDVSGVTIFNQASRDFEFHPGPVFANIVIADEINRASPKTQSALLEVMEERTVTVDGVRHPVPAPFLVVATQNPVEMDGTYRLPEAQLDRFLVKLSVGYPDEAVEVEVLRGATVRSPEALAPVTDTATVGEMVRMARRVHIAEPLYAYAVRLAAATRTHPQVRVGVSPRGVIALTRAACAYALIDGRGWIMPEDLKALAESVFAHRLLLTPEAQVRGMTAPEVLRQAIASVPVPLPSGQPAPVQG
- a CDS encoding DUF58 domain-containing protein, translated to MGITARGVGLLVAAVVLLGVGFRFAYPELTVLGAAAGAAVGYAALTAAWRPRLLVTRHADPDRVARGEPASMTLTVRNGGRLRSANLLAEDRCGERSVPVPLLRLRPGRDTEVRYDVPTHRRGVVPVGPLRVTRRDPLGLVALARPYGETTPVWVHPRIHPLTAVPTGAGRSLDGRVDGVPHGSITFNSLREYVVGDELRRVHWRTSARVGELMVRENVDTSLPRLVVLLDNRAVAHPDRVDGVAESFEAACEAAASVVTAAHHADLPVLLLMVGPETAGTEASNPEAIEPRRSAGPLDRLAAAELSGDGDALRATTTRLRQDRLGDTLIFLTGPAGRGELGHVGALRGAYPSVVVGVFGAAEPTPAGATGLVVIDAADGAAFAAEWDGVRRW
- a CDS encoding fibronectin type III domain-containing protein, whose amino-acid sequence is MASIDDAERTDAPRSRSRLRGGLVTVGTVTALLAAMGLTVLGLGAADNAVANYDASSWLWSAARSELARVNGVTARVDTRTELPGARRHPMQVTQTDRLLILRDLQTGQVSSLDLATLQLTATTPTTPGLGVSVALHEDAAFIVDAVQGVVRQLDPRSLSPVGEPVRYPPGITGGTFDGKGRLWIAVPSEGTVSAVTAAKLPSAPASAAPANGGLSPERVETYDVAEASHELVVSTLDDGVAVLDRTAGRLVRVQGGEVRRTSLTLSGPAALPARTSGPRVPVTVPAERRVLVVGDAGAEQSFTVPGGGDRLSPAVAWADRFYCADEATGTIYSFDAGGQLVGTVQGKTPGPLELEVRENHLFINSPDSATARVVDDKHQMREVDKYANDVLGGDPSPAPPPPPPPKKPQVGKPSAPRSVTAAAGNAQVRVSWRPAAANGAEIIRYVVEGAGQRLQVGANQRSVEVKGLTNGETYRFAVHAENAKGKGPARNSNPVTPTASVPDPPASVTAQERPDGTVLVKWPAANGQGNKIARYAVTASSAGTNAPAGESTKTELVVPAGELEFGTQYAFTVVAVNDKGAGSAASPVSNTVVPYAAPGRPLDLRAATVADQPGAVTVQWSPADANGRAVTKYLVDVGGKVREVTDTRATVTGLGDGQNVAVKVKAVNEAGPGPEATATARTVAVPRVTVTGSSATATSATVTFTVDAGGGKATCSVSTPGEPAKAGACSSITMPGLTPGTAYTFTVTASNAAGKNTATRAQRTDALYGIATCRNGASGPESTYCDKDVDGRNGNEIFSVPRQDNDKQVGWAKPGKRLQAYCKKSGEEVYAYIYNNDKRSTWWVQVDYEGKNYIPWAWLNLEGGDNINVLPTC